From a region of the Thermus caldilimi genome:
- the thrS gene encoding threonine--tRNA ligase, translated as MVVYLPDGKALEVEEGATAWDVARAIGPGLARAAVGALVNGEVYDLLKPLPPGAQVRILTEKDPEYPLLFRHTLAHVLAQAVKEFFAEKGYDPESVRLGVGPVIEKGFYYDIDAPEPISDEDLPAIEERMRAIIAKDLPMRRFVLPREVALSRYQGKDPYKTELILDLPEGEEISFYQQGDEAYGFTDLCRGPHVPSTGRIPPHFKLTHVAGAYWRGDEKRPMLQRVYGVAFRTAEELKEYLWQLEEAKRRDHRRLGRELELFLIDPMVGKGLVLWLPKGNVIREELMAFMREEQIRRGYQLVTTPHIGSLELYRTSGHYPYYAESQFPPISFKERGEEEEYLLKPMNCPHHIRIYAFKKRSYRELPLRIAEFGTVYRYEKAGELLGLTRVRGFTQDDAHLFCTPEQVKEEFLGVLDLVLKVLSTLGLKDYRARIGTRDPKSDKYVGDETKWSLAERQIEEAALEAGLHYTVEEGDAAFYGPKLDFVVKDALGREWQLGTIQVDYNLPERFGLTYVGSDGAEHRPVMIHRAPFGSLERFIGILIEHFAGNFPLWLAPVQVVVVPVSEKQEDYAKEVVFRLKEAGLRAEADLRPERMQARIRDAELQKVPYVLVVGDREKAEGTVSVRRRLKGNLGSMPLATFLEAAFKEYKERLLEPAF; from the coding sequence ATGGTGGTCTATCTACCGGATGGGAAGGCCCTCGAGGTGGAGGAAGGAGCCACCGCCTGGGACGTGGCCCGGGCCATAGGCCCGGGGCTGGCCAGGGCGGCCGTGGGGGCCTTGGTGAACGGGGAGGTTTACGACCTCCTCAAACCCCTTCCCCCAGGGGCCCAGGTGCGCATCCTCACCGAAAAGGACCCTGAGTACCCGCTTCTCTTCCGCCACACCCTGGCCCACGTCCTAGCCCAGGCGGTGAAGGAGTTCTTCGCCGAAAAGGGTTACGACCCGGAAAGCGTGCGGCTTGGGGTGGGGCCGGTGATCGAAAAGGGCTTTTACTACGACATCGATGCCCCTGAACCCATCTCCGACGAGGACCTGCCCGCCATAGAGGAGAGGATGCGGGCCATCATCGCCAAAGACCTTCCCATGCGCCGCTTTGTGCTGCCCAGGGAGGTGGCCCTTTCCCGCTACCAGGGCAAGGACCCCTACAAAACCGAGCTCATCCTGGACCTGCCCGAGGGCGAGGAGATCAGCTTTTACCAGCAAGGGGACGAGGCCTACGGCTTCACCGACCTCTGCCGCGGGCCCCACGTGCCCTCCACGGGCCGTATTCCCCCCCACTTCAAGCTCACCCACGTGGCCGGGGCCTACTGGCGGGGGGATGAGAAAAGGCCCATGCTCCAGCGGGTCTACGGGGTGGCCTTCCGCACCGCCGAGGAGCTTAAGGAATACCTTTGGCAGCTGGAGGAGGCCAAAAGGCGGGACCACCGCCGCCTGGGGCGGGAGCTGGAGCTTTTCCTGATAGACCCCATGGTGGGCAAGGGCCTGGTGCTTTGGCTTCCCAAGGGGAACGTGATCCGCGAGGAGCTCATGGCCTTCATGCGGGAGGAGCAGATCCGGCGGGGCTACCAGCTGGTCACCACCCCCCACATCGGTAGCCTGGAGCTCTACCGAACCAGCGGCCACTACCCCTACTATGCGGAAAGCCAGTTTCCTCCCATCAGCTTCAAGGAAAGGGGCGAGGAGGAGGAGTACCTCTTAAAGCCCATGAACTGCCCCCACCACATCCGCATCTACGCCTTTAAGAAGCGCTCCTACCGCGAGCTTCCCCTGAGGATCGCCGAGTTCGGCACCGTCTACCGCTACGAGAAGGCGGGGGAGCTTCTGGGCTTGACCCGGGTGCGGGGCTTCACCCAGGACGACGCCCACCTCTTCTGTACCCCCGAGCAGGTGAAGGAGGAGTTCTTGGGGGTCTTGGACTTGGTCCTGAAAGTGCTTTCCACCCTGGGCCTTAAGGACTATAGGGCCCGCATCGGCACCCGGGACCCTAAGAGCGACAAGTACGTGGGGGATGAAACCAAATGGTCCCTGGCGGAAAGGCAGATTGAGGAGGCGGCCCTGGAAGCTGGCCTCCACTACACGGTGGAGGAAGGGGATGCCGCCTTTTATGGCCCCAAGCTGGACTTCGTGGTGAAGGACGCTTTGGGAAGGGAGTGGCAGCTTGGCACCATCCAGGTGGACTACAACCTCCCCGAGCGCTTCGGCCTCACCTATGTGGGGTCGGATGGGGCCGAGCACCGCCCGGTCATGATCCACCGCGCCCCCTTTGGCTCTTTGGAGCGCTTCATCGGCATCCTCATCGAGCACTTCGCCGGAAACTTTCCCCTCTGGCTCGCCCCGGTGCAGGTGGTGGTGGTGCCAGTTTCGGAAAAACAGGAGGACTACGCCAAGGAGGTGGTCTTTAGGCTCAAGGAAGCGGGCCTTAGGGCCGAGGCCGACCTCCGCCCGGAGCGCATGCAGGCCCGTATCCGCGACGCTGAGCTGCAGAAGGTGCCCTATGTCCTGGTGGTGGGGGACAGGGAAAAGGCCGAGGGCACGGTTAGCGTCCGCAGGCGGCTGAAGGGGAACCTGGGAAGCATGCCCCTGGCCACCTTCCTCGAGGCCGCCTTTAAGGAATACAAGGAACGCCTTTTGGAGCCAGCCTTCTGA
- a CDS encoding PaaX family transcriptional regulator C-terminal domain-containing protein, whose amino-acid sequence MRARSTIFTLFVEYIYPERRARVRDLITMMEVLGFSEGAVRAALSRSAKRGWVVPERRGRIAYYALSDRVYWQVRQVRRRLYEARTSWDGRFLLVLPEGPRERGERERFRREMALLGYGSLQSGVYLGAGVDLAATQELLAFYGLSATLFRAEHLGPKEEVLRAFSLKEASTHYQTLFSSVPPVLEDPLLAFRTLTRLVHEMRKLLFLDPLLPPELLPPSFPGPSARQGFLTLRETLYRQAEPFLKKLSLPLSALSPRAG is encoded by the coding sequence ATGCGGGCCAGGTCCACCATCTTCACCCTCTTTGTGGAATACATCTACCCGGAACGGCGCGCCCGGGTGCGGGACCTCATCACCATGATGGAGGTCTTAGGCTTCTCCGAGGGAGCGGTGAGGGCGGCCCTTTCCCGGAGCGCCAAAAGGGGCTGGGTGGTGCCAGAGCGGCGGGGGCGCATAGCCTACTATGCCCTTTCCGACCGGGTCTACTGGCAGGTGCGCCAGGTTCGGCGGCGCCTCTACGAGGCCAGGACCTCCTGGGACGGGCGTTTCCTCCTGGTCCTGCCGGAAGGCCCCAGGGAACGGGGGGAAAGGGAACGCTTCCGGCGGGAGATGGCCCTTTTGGGCTACGGTAGCCTGCAAAGCGGGGTCTACCTGGGGGCGGGGGTGGACCTCGCCGCCACCCAGGAGCTCCTCGCCTTCTACGGGCTTTCCGCCACCCTCTTCCGGGCGGAACACCTCGGGCCGAAGGAGGAAGTGCTCCGCGCCTTTTCCCTTAAGGAGGCCTCGACCCATTACCAAACCCTCTTCTCCAGCGTGCCCCCGGTGCTCGAGGACCCCCTCTTGGCCTTCCGGACCTTGACCCGCCTGGTGCACGAGATGCGCAAGCTCCTTTTCCTGGACCCTCTTCTTCCCCCCGAGCTCCTGCCCCCCTCCTTCCCAGGCCCCTCCGCCCGGCAGGGTTTCCTTACCCTTCGGGAAACCCTTTACCGGCAGGCTGAACCTTTCCTTAAAAAGCTCTCCCTCCCCCTCTCAGCCCTCTCACCCCGGGCAGGATAA
- a CDS encoding ABC transporter substrate-binding protein, with translation MRRFLSLPLVLATLAQAQVVIPFWHTAGPPGNTVLEEAIKSFNESQRTYRLEARYVGDYREAGVKLLAALRSGGAPVLFHGELSFLPRLAQEGVALALNPYLQNLPKDLYPEMMRTTQVRGQTYGLPLGLSVPVLYYNKDAFRARGLKPPRTWAEVEEAASRLTSRTSKGLVISTDIWSFNALVMSLGGSLVRDGLPAFTSKEVVEALEMLYRMVQKGHAQARNLAEAQFAVADFLRTKAFMGIGPTTALPVVLSQTSLPFGVGMAPLPRREGGAVPLSGAALAVLKGASPEQARGAVAFWLHFLDPKRQAEWVRTTWYLPLRKEAERELADFLKDPERQAVFAQAEVGRPWNQDPELVVWYSYLEEALERSLKQGVKPQVALEEAQRKAMAAERR, from the coding sequence ATGAGGCGGTTTCTATCCCTTCCCCTAGTCCTGGCCACCCTGGCCCAAGCCCAGGTGGTCATCCCCTTCTGGCACACGGCGGGCCCCCCAGGGAATACTGTCCTGGAGGAGGCTATAAAAAGCTTCAACGAGTCCCAGCGCACCTACCGCCTAGAAGCCCGCTACGTGGGGGACTACCGGGAGGCGGGGGTCAAGCTCCTGGCCGCCTTGCGCTCGGGAGGGGCCCCGGTCCTTTTCCACGGGGAGCTTTCCTTCCTCCCCCGCCTGGCCCAGGAAGGGGTGGCCTTGGCCCTGAACCCCTACCTCCAGAACCTGCCCAAGGACTTGTACCCGGAGATGATGCGAACCACCCAGGTCCGGGGGCAGACCTATGGCCTTCCCTTGGGGCTATCCGTGCCCGTCCTCTACTACAACAAGGATGCCTTCCGCGCCCGCGGCCTTAAGCCCCCCAGGACCTGGGCCGAGGTGGAGGAAGCTGCCAGCAGGCTCACCAGCCGCACCAGCAAGGGGCTTGTCATCTCCACCGATATCTGGAGCTTTAACGCCCTCGTCATGAGCCTGGGGGGTAGCTTGGTCAGGGATGGGCTTCCTGCCTTCACCTCTAAGGAGGTGGTGGAGGCCTTGGAGATGCTGTACCGCATGGTGCAAAAAGGGCACGCCCAGGCCAGGAACCTGGCCGAGGCCCAGTTCGCCGTGGCGGATTTTCTGCGCACCAAGGCCTTCATGGGCATCGGCCCCACCACCGCCTTGCCGGTGGTGCTTTCCCAAACCTCCTTGCCCTTTGGCGTGGGCATGGCCCCCCTGCCCAGGCGGGAAGGGGGCGCGGTACCCCTTTCCGGGGCGGCCCTGGCGGTGCTCAAGGGGGCAAGCCCGGAGCAAGCCCGGGGGGCCGTGGCCTTCTGGCTCCACTTCTTGGATCCCAAGCGGCAGGCGGAGTGGGTGCGGACCACCTGGTACCTGCCCTTGCGGAAAGAAGCGGAAAGGGAGCTCGCCGACTTCCTGAAAGACCCCGAAAGGCAGGCGGTCTTCGCCCAGGCGGAGGTGGGGCGCCCCTGGAACCAGGACCCGGAGCTGGTGGTCTGGTACAGCTACCTGGAGGAAGCCCTGGAACGAAGCCTGAAGCAGGGGGTGAAGCCCCAGGTGGCCCTCGAGGAGGCCCAGAGGAAGGCCATGGCAGCGGAAAGGCGCTAG
- a CDS encoding ABC transporter substrate-binding protein yields MKKLLALALFLLPALAQVEVSFWHAMDGPAGRLLATFAQEFNARQGLYRVVPQYAGDYRDAETKLVAALRTGAQPVLFQAEISFFPRLVGEGRALALDPYLNLDKAFVDDLFEPAWNYGVMEERRYGLPLNTSTPVLFYNLDAFRAKGLKAPRNWKEFEEVAKALTSRQAKGFIFVTDPQAWLFEAMVTSRGGSLVKDGKPNFASKEALEALEMLWRLNRAGALSARSMAEATFAQLDFVRTKGMMVMASIANWPAAENYSFAFTLGVAPVPREPGGKVPLGGAQLVVLKGASEAQVRGALEFWRYLMEPQNVARWVQASYYVPVRKSALPLLEGFYRENPFRKVAFEQIAHAQERPRIPQFSAWASLLAEALEKSLKGGIPPQKALEEAQRKAEAIR; encoded by the coding sequence ATGAAAAAGCTGTTGGCCTTGGCCCTTTTCCTCCTCCCCGCCCTGGCCCAGGTGGAGGTTTCCTTCTGGCACGCCATGGACGGCCCGGCGGGGAGGCTTCTCGCCACCTTCGCACAGGAGTTCAACGCCCGCCAAGGGCTCTACCGGGTGGTGCCCCAGTATGCGGGGGACTACCGGGACGCGGAGACCAAGCTGGTGGCCGCCCTGCGCACCGGAGCACAACCCGTCCTCTTCCAAGCGGAGATCTCCTTCTTCCCCCGACTGGTGGGGGAAGGCCGCGCCCTGGCCCTGGACCCCTACCTGAACCTGGACAAGGCCTTTGTGGACGATCTCTTTGAGCCAGCCTGGAACTACGGGGTCATGGAGGAGCGTCGCTACGGCCTGCCCCTCAACACCTCCACCCCCGTGCTCTTCTACAACCTGGACGCCTTCCGGGCCAAGGGGCTTAAAGCCCCGAGGAACTGGAAGGAGTTCGAGGAGGTGGCCAAGGCCCTCACCTCCCGCCAGGCCAAGGGCTTCATCTTCGTCACCGACCCCCAGGCCTGGCTCTTCGAGGCCATGGTGACCAGCCGGGGGGGGAGCCTGGTCAAGGATGGGAAGCCCAACTTCGCCTCCAAGGAGGCCCTCGAGGCCCTGGAGATGCTCTGGCGCTTAAACCGCGCCGGAGCCCTTTCCGCCCGGAGTATGGCCGAGGCCACCTTCGCCCAGCTGGACTTCGTGCGCACCAAGGGCATGATGGTCATGGCCTCCATCGCCAACTGGCCTGCGGCGGAGAACTACTCCTTCGCCTTCACCCTGGGGGTGGCCCCCGTGCCCCGGGAACCGGGGGGTAAGGTCCCCTTGGGCGGAGCCCAGCTGGTGGTCCTCAAGGGGGCCTCGGAGGCCCAGGTGCGGGGGGCCTTGGAGTTCTGGCGCTACCTGATGGAGCCCCAAAACGTGGCCCGCTGGGTGCAGGCCAGCTACTACGTGCCCGTGCGTAAGTCCGCCCTTCCCCTCCTGGAGGGCTTCTACCGGGAAAACCCTTTCCGCAAGGTGGCCTTTGAGCAGATCGCCCATGCCCAGGAACGCCCCCGCATTCCCCAGTTCTCCGCTTGGGCGAGCCTCTTGGCCGAGGCCCTGGAGAAGAGCCTGAAGGGGGGCATCCCGCCGCAAAAAGCCCTGGAGGAAGCCCAGCGCAAGGCCGAGGCCATCCGCTGA
- a CDS encoding sugar phosphate isomerase/epimerase family protein, with product MRLGFSPFNAEIGYEEAFRLAAELGVDLEVPYDLHEVLPLPDAKTLRATGEALGVGFTLHLPFVEMNPASLIPSVRALAEERLKRALEFGEVLGAKVGVLHTGQVPVRHPMALSLAREALEKTLSALLPLPFPVALENLALSEEDLLRGPEELKALLNRFPQYGFCLDVGHALVELGPLGPFLYWEALGDRLIHLHLHDNHACKDDHLPVGTGAVPWERLAPWLRSFPATAALEVGGGTQGVRQSLSRLQALLAS from the coding sequence ATGCGCCTAGGCTTTAGCCCCTTTAACGCGGAGATCGGTTACGAGGAGGCCTTCCGCCTGGCGGCAGAGCTCGGGGTGGACCTGGAGGTGCCCTACGACCTGCACGAGGTCCTGCCCCTTCCCGACGCCAAGACCTTGCGGGCCACGGGGGAGGCCCTGGGAGTAGGGTTCACCCTGCACCTTCCCTTCGTGGAGATGAACCCGGCTAGCCTCATCCCCAGCGTCCGTGCCTTGGCCGAGGAGCGCCTCAAGCGGGCCCTGGAGTTTGGCGAGGTCCTGGGGGCCAAGGTGGGGGTGCTCCACACCGGCCAGGTGCCCGTGCGCCACCCCATGGCCTTAAGCCTGGCCCGGGAGGCCTTGGAAAAGACCCTCTCCGCCCTCCTTCCCCTTCCCTTCCCCGTGGCTTTGGAAAACCTGGCCCTTTCCGAGGAGGACCTCCTCCGGGGCCCGGAGGAGCTAAAGGCCCTCCTGAACCGCTTCCCCCAGTACGGCTTCTGCCTGGATGTGGGCCACGCCCTGGTGGAGCTGGGTCCCCTGGGTCCCTTCCTCTACTGGGAGGCCCTAGGAGACCGGCTCATCCACCTGCACCTCCACGACAACCACGCCTGTAAGGATGACCACCTGCCCGTGGGCACGGGAGCCGTCCCCTGGGAGAGGCTGGCCCCCTGGCTGAGGAGCTTCCCCGCCACCGCGGCCCTCGAGGTGGGCGGGGGCACTCAGGGAGTGCGGCAAAGCCTTTCCCGCCTGCAGGCCCTCCTTGCCTCCTAA
- a CDS encoding cytochrome C encodes MYRNDPVIPTFALILAAGLFYIAYLDGLHIARLLGHTPEELSVGQIGLMAFGAVFLLYGLIGLVSYWLEGVELRPGRHFPAPSTAPVAVGVILVLLLTALSGFFVRLIVYSAQSGHNPTWLQGFVFGAISLVVAALLGIYKKYFGRDEVVTEEEKSHFPW; translated from the coding sequence ATGTACCGCAACGACCCCGTTATACCCACCTTCGCCCTCATCCTGGCCGCAGGCCTCTTCTACATAGCCTACCTGGATGGGCTCCACATCGCCCGCCTCCTGGGCCACACTCCAGAGGAACTCTCCGTGGGCCAGATCGGCCTGATGGCCTTCGGCGCCGTCTTCCTTCTCTACGGCCTCATCGGCCTGGTGTCCTACTGGCTGGAGGGAGTAGAGCTGCGCCCCGGCCGCCACTTCCCCGCCCCCTCCACGGCTCCTGTAGCGGTAGGGGTAATCCTAGTCCTCCTCCTCACCGCCCTTTCCGGTTTCTTCGTGCGCCTTATCGTTTACTCCGCCCAAAGTGGTCACAACCCCACCTGGCTCCAGGGCTTTGTCTTCGGAGCCATCAGCCTGGTGGTGGCCGCCCTTTTGGGCATTTACAAGAAGTACTTCGGTCGGGACGAGGTGGTCACCGAGGAAGAGAAGAGCCACTTCCCCTGGTAA
- a CDS encoding QcrA and Rieske domain-containing protein, protein MDEREIRLQRSRRRLFLKTAIGTGIGLSLVSAFYVGASLRPKAEVTPEKEPLKPEDILVYAQGGGEPKPIRPEELKPGDPFVLAYPMDPKTKVVKSGDAKNTVLVVRYPPQDLAPEVAQHGVEGIVAYSAVCTHLGCIISQWVASKGAGLCPCHGGEYDFAHGAKVIAGPPPRPVPQLPLKVEGGVLVAAGEFLGEVGVKAEGNSCRHV, encoded by the coding sequence ATGGACGAACGCGAGATTCGCTTGCAAAGATCCCGCAGGCGGCTTTTCCTGAAGACCGCCATCGGCACCGGAATCGGCCTCTCCCTGGTTTCCGCCTTCTACGTGGGGGCGAGCCTGCGCCCCAAGGCAGAGGTCACCCCAGAGAAGGAACCCCTGAAGCCGGAGGACATCCTGGTCTACGCCCAAGGCGGGGGGGAACCCAAGCCCATACGCCCCGAGGAGCTCAAACCCGGTGATCCCTTCGTTCTGGCCTACCCCATGGACCCCAAGACCAAGGTGGTGAAAAGCGGGGACGCGAAGAACACGGTTCTCGTGGTGCGTTACCCTCCACAAGACCTGGCCCCCGAGGTAGCCCAGCACGGGGTGGAGGGCATTGTAGCCTACTCCGCGGTCTGCACCCACCTGGGCTGTATTATCAGCCAGTGGGTGGCCAGCAAAGGAGCAGGGCTTTGCCCTTGCCATGGAGGAGAGTACGATTTCGCCCACGGGGCTAAGGTCATCGCTGGGCCCCCACCTAGGCCCGTACCCCAGCTCCCCCTCAAGGTGGAAGGAGGGGTGCTTGTGGCTGCTGGAGAGTTCTTAGGCGAGGTGGGGGTGAAGGCAGAAGGGAACTCCTGCCGCCACGTCTAG
- a CDS encoding cytochrome b: MYKWLDERLDLTGLYQKVLRKAFPVHHSFFLGEITLFAFIVLVLTGVFLTLNFEPSIREVKLPDGRTVPAAYASVLYIDSLPFGAVIRSLHHWSAHVMIAAAFLHMLRILLSGTYKKPRELNYLVGLALLGLAVVTAFTGYALPYDNYAVTATRIGYGIANSIPWVGATLAQVMFGGEFPGSTKSIPRLFSLHVLWLPLLLMALIGVHMAIMLKQKHTQPRYAERVAPGRILGVPMYPQQLVMMGILFALYVGIMTMIAGAFLAHPIEAFGPPTPNTPAVKPDWYFLWIYGILQLIPSTWEFHLFGATIGPEFIGGVVIPGILALVGLLLPFVDIRKDKMRYMELPSEHPVRTSVILALLVFFLMATLAGYKIDFQQQGSILGNNAVLWTLVLGGPLLTYIVSYTLLRIFYGKEEILYKA, translated from the coding sequence ATGTACAAATGGTTGGACGAACGCCTAGATCTCACGGGCCTTTACCAGAAGGTGCTGCGCAAGGCCTTCCCGGTGCATCACTCTTTCTTTTTGGGAGAGATCACCCTCTTTGCCTTCATCGTCTTGGTTCTCACTGGGGTTTTCTTGACCCTAAACTTTGAGCCTTCCATCCGCGAGGTGAAGCTGCCAGATGGGCGCACGGTGCCCGCAGCCTATGCCAGCGTTCTCTACATCGACAGCCTCCCCTTTGGGGCTGTGATCCGCAGCCTCCACCACTGGTCGGCCCACGTGATGATCGCCGCCGCCTTCTTGCACATGCTCCGCATTCTCCTCTCGGGGACCTACAAGAAACCCCGGGAACTCAACTACCTGGTGGGCCTGGCCCTCTTGGGCCTGGCGGTGGTGACCGCCTTCACCGGCTACGCCCTGCCCTACGACAACTACGCCGTCACCGCCACCCGGATCGGCTACGGGATCGCCAACTCCATCCCTTGGGTGGGAGCCACCCTGGCCCAGGTGATGTTCGGCGGGGAGTTCCCGGGCTCGACCAAGTCCATCCCCAGGCTTTTCAGCCTTCACGTCCTCTGGCTTCCCCTGCTTCTCATGGCCCTCATCGGGGTGCACATGGCCATCATGCTGAAGCAGAAGCACACCCAGCCCCGGTATGCGGAAAGGGTGGCCCCTGGAAGGATTCTCGGCGTGCCCATGTATCCCCAGCAGCTGGTGATGATGGGCATCCTCTTCGCCCTGTACGTGGGCATCATGACCATGATCGCCGGGGCCTTCCTGGCCCACCCCATCGAGGCCTTCGGCCCTCCCACCCCCAACACCCCGGCGGTCAAGCCCGACTGGTACTTCCTCTGGATCTACGGCATCCTGCAGCTCATCCCCTCCACCTGGGAGTTCCACCTCTTCGGGGCCACCATAGGACCGGAGTTCATCGGGGGGGTGGTGATCCCGGGGATCCTGGCCCTGGTGGGGCTTCTCCTGCCCTTCGTGGACATCCGCAAGGACAAGATGCGCTACATGGAGCTTCCCTCGGAGCATCCGGTGCGCACCAGTGTCATCCTGGCCCTTTTGGTCTTCTTCCTCATGGCCACCCTGGCCGGGTACAAGATCGACTTCCAGCAACAGGGCTCCATCCTGGGAAACAACGCCGTGCTCTGGACCTTGGTCCTGGGCGGGCCCTTGCTCACCTACATCGTCTCCTACACCCTGCTCCGCATCTTCTACGGAAAGGAGGAAATCCTGTATAAGGCCTAG
- a CDS encoding 30S ribosomal protein S1 — protein MEEKAIQVSEANLTPGQTFSMEEALQETEARLEKRVRPGQILTGKVVLVGSEGVAVDIGAKTEGIIPFNELTEKSLSEEELKALLKSGDLVRVQVIKVDPETGQVLLSRKRVEATEHWDRIRELYEKGEPVTVTVKEKVKGGVVADLDGVSAFIPASQLDLKRIPNLDAYVGQQILVKIIEFNRKKGRVLLSRRAVLEEEQKRAKEAFFQSLQPGQVVEGTVVDVTDFGAFVNLGPVDGLVHRSEITWGRFNHPKEVIHKGQKVRAQVVSVDPEKERVNLSIKALIPDPWTTVAEKYPVGSRVRGKVVGLTQFGAFVEVEPGLEGLIHISELSWTKRPKHPSEVVKEGDEVEAVVLRLDPAERRLSLGLKQTQPDPWQLLTEKYPPGTVVKGKITGITDFGVFVELEPGMEGLVHVSELDHGRIENPAALFKKGEEMEVVVLNIDPVEQRISLSRKRLLPPPPPKTEEERPRRAKGKEARGKRKPGPRREERREYEYGAVAEYNLYDASAVPTASASVKLGDLYGDLLASLGLEEEKSS, from the coding sequence ATGGAAGAAAAGGCGATCCAGGTCAGCGAAGCCAACTTGACCCCAGGCCAGACCTTCAGCATGGAGGAGGCCCTTCAGGAAACCGAGGCCCGCTTGGAAAAGCGCGTGCGCCCGGGCCAGATCCTGACGGGCAAGGTGGTCCTGGTGGGCTCGGAGGGTGTGGCGGTAGATATCGGCGCAAAGACGGAAGGCATCATCCCCTTTAACGAGCTTACGGAGAAGTCCCTTTCCGAGGAAGAGCTAAAGGCCCTTTTGAAGTCCGGGGATCTGGTGCGGGTCCAGGTGATCAAGGTGGACCCCGAAACGGGCCAGGTCCTTCTTTCCCGCAAGCGGGTGGAGGCCACAGAGCACTGGGACCGCATCCGGGAGCTTTATGAGAAGGGCGAGCCGGTGACCGTCACCGTGAAGGAGAAGGTCAAGGGGGGTGTGGTTGCCGACCTGGATGGCGTGTCCGCCTTCATCCCCGCTTCGCAGCTGGACCTCAAGCGCATCCCCAACCTGGACGCCTACGTGGGCCAGCAGATCCTGGTGAAGATCATCGAGTTTAACCGCAAGAAGGGGCGGGTTCTCCTCTCCCGTCGGGCGGTTTTGGAAGAGGAACAGAAGCGAGCCAAGGAGGCCTTTTTCCAAAGCCTGCAGCCCGGCCAGGTGGTGGAGGGTACGGTGGTGGACGTTACCGACTTCGGGGCTTTCGTGAACCTGGGTCCGGTGGACGGCCTCGTGCACCGCTCCGAGATCACCTGGGGGCGGTTTAACCACCCCAAGGAGGTCATCCACAAGGGGCAGAAGGTGCGCGCCCAGGTGGTTTCCGTGGACCCTGAGAAGGAACGGGTCAACCTTTCCATCAAGGCCCTGATCCCCGATCCCTGGACCACCGTGGCCGAAAAGTACCCGGTGGGAAGCCGGGTCCGGGGCAAGGTGGTGGGCCTCACCCAGTTCGGGGCTTTCGTGGAGGTGGAGCCTGGCCTCGAGGGGCTCATCCACATCTCCGAGCTTTCCTGGACCAAAAGGCCCAAGCATCCCTCGGAGGTGGTGAAGGAGGGGGATGAGGTGGAGGCGGTGGTGCTGAGGCTGGATCCCGCCGAGCGCCGCCTCTCCCTGGGCCTCAAGCAAACCCAGCCCGATCCCTGGCAGCTCCTCACCGAGAAGTATCCCCCGGGCACCGTGGTGAAGGGCAAGATCACCGGGATCACCGACTTTGGGGTCTTCGTGGAGCTGGAGCCCGGCATGGAGGGGCTGGTCCACGTTTCCGAGCTGGATCACGGGCGCATTGAGAACCCCGCTGCCCTCTTCAAGAAGGGGGAGGAGATGGAGGTGGTGGTCCTCAACATCGACCCCGTGGAGCAGCGGATCTCCCTCTCCCGCAAGCGCCTGCTGCCCCCGCCTCCCCCCAAGACCGAGGAGGAGCGGCCCCGCCGGGCCAAGGGCAAGGAGGCCCGGGGCAAGAGGAAGCCCGGACCCCGCCGGGAAGAGCGCCGGGAGTACGAGTACGGGGCGGTGGCCGAGTACAACCTCTACGATGCCTCGGCGGTGCCCACGGCGAGCGCCAGCGTGAAGCTGGGCGACCTCTACGGCGACCTGCTGGCGAGCCTGGGCCTCGAGGAGGAAAAGTCCTCGTAG